A stretch of DNA from Misgurnus anguillicaudatus chromosome 15, ASM2758022v2, whole genome shotgun sequence:
ACAGACAAGATTACAGCAGAGTAATGCAGGTACAACATTCACACTTGTACACAATCACATTTCAGGATATAAAATGCTGTTATAGATGCATTAATATACATAGTGAATGCAATATCTGTCCTCTGTGTGTTTTAGGAGACTGATGAATATACAGATCCACTACTGGAATGTGAACAATTCAGCCtttaaacgtgtgtgtgtgtgtgtgtttagcatttgtaatttatttatttaaaagttttgtttttaatgtttgttaaaaGAAAGATTCTGTTTTtcttcaaatgtattacattaCAAACTTAAACACGTTGCAGTGAGCTTTCTTTTATTgcagcatttattttaaagacatcCATTAGTTTTGCATCTTCACAATTTGCACATGCTGTGCCTCATGAGATattgaatattaatttatttgtaagcGTTCATGTAACATacaaataacataaattaaagAAAATTGCTGCACATTACCAAATGCTCATTTATAGCTCATTTCTTTGACAGTTCAGCATCTACATCTTCCTCAGGTTTAAGGGCGTGCCATTGGGCGATGGGTCTTCTTGGATTGGCCAACATATCCGACCAATGGCGTTGCTCAGTTCCTGTGCTGTTCAATCCGACGTAAATTTTTCCAATGGCAtcgttttttcctattttgtcATAGTCCAACACCGTCACCACAACCTGGACTTTCTACAAGACAAAAAGCTGGTCAGGAACGGTCAATGTAACCATTTTTaagacttaaaggggacatttcacaagacttttttatgatgttgaataaatctttggtgtctccagagtggATGTGTGAagatttagctcaaaataccatatagataatttattgtaacatgttaaaattgacactttgtacgtgtgagcaaaaatgtgaccTGATTTCAGCACTAAATGGCAGGGCTGTGGTTATATAgtgtagattaaggggcggtattatccccttctgacatcacaaggggacctattttttcacatgcttgcagagaatggtttaccaaaactaagttactgggttgatctttttcacattttctaggttgatagaagcactggggacccaattatagcacttaaacatgagaAAGGTCAGATTTTCATCACATTGCCACTTGTGATAAAAAAAACTCTACCTGAATCTGCTCAGACGAAACTTCAAAGCTGAAGGATTCATTGTAATATGGATTCAGTGTGTTTTTCTTAATGgtagttttctttttcttcaaTCTCTTACCGTTCTGTGTCAGGTGAATTTTTACATAGGGGTCTGTTGAACAGACGGGTGAAAAAATACAATGTGGGGAACTTTAATAAAAGGAATTTCACACCTACGTACATGTGTGCCTATGATATTTACCCGATAGACCTCCCACATCCATTTTCTTTAGGTTTTTGGCCTCCAAAAcaacaacagtgagttttcccgCGGTGGGAACGTAACGCAGTGACAAGCAGATATCACCCAACCGTTCATGCTGTTGAGTCGACAATAACAGGtctgttattattttaatcttggCTCAAAAACAAAACCTTTGAGTGCAAAAAACTATGTATTCACCCTCAACCATCCTATAGTTGTAAGACTTTTTCTTTCAGCCAAACACAATCAGAATTATATTAAATAGTATTTTGGCtctttataatggcattggatggtgccccatttttaaagctccGTAAAGCACATCCATCAATCAAAAACTAATCATGCAattattaaatgtgtttacaaATTACTTTTTGTAATGTTGAGTCAAAGGTCAGCCTGGCCATAGTTTATAAAGCTTGAAATATATATGTTTCCCTTACAAAACCCCATCACTTTGCCTTTTTGATGCATGAATGGGGCACGTTTTGGTGCATAAAATGGGGCACAAttcaatgccattataaagctgaaatgagctattatttaatattacttTATTAACTGTATTTGGCTAAAAAAAGAAAGTCAAACACGTAAGATGGCCtaagtcatttttattttgggttTAACTATTTCTTTAAACAGCCTCGCCAAGGGCAAACATAATCTAACATAGTTTAGTTAATCTGGTGCAAAATCATGGTCTTTAAAGCCGGTTTAGCGTGATCTTAGGCATCATGTAGGCTCCTTACTCTAACTTTCAATCTCTTTTACCTCCTCTTTCTCAGCTTTCTGCAGATCTCTCCACTCCTCCGTCAGATAACTGAAGTCCACCTTATTCATTTGCAACCTCACGTCACCGATAGCATCATGTTTGGAGAAGCGGTCAAAGTCATACACGGTCATGACCAACGTCTTTCCACCGAGCTCTGGATAAGGAACCTGTAAAGTGTCAGAATCTGATAAGTGACTAATTCTGTCTGCAATATAGATTTatagtatattgaggcaaatgACACAATTTTGCAATAGATTTGCTCAAAACCATTGATTCGTGATCAATAGAAAACAGTCACCTGGTCAAATAGCTTATAATGCAAATGAAATGCATTATTGTCCTTGTACCAATTTCATGTGAATTTATATGTCGCGATCCCTCTGTTGTTCTCAAAATTGTTTACGTACAAGGACGTTTATGGTGCTTTCTAAAGCTTTTAGTCATTGTTTCTAATTGTTTacactaaaaatgctgggttatttttaaccaatcATTGAGTTAAAAAAGACGATCTGAACCTTTTAGGTTGTAATTAAActaaatgctgggttgttttaaccaaaaatgttatgttgttttaacctattgttggatcaaataaaatataaacatttcctGGGGTAATTTAACTCAACGACTCTgtttcatccctttttgacccaacgctgggttcaaaataacccagcatttttcagGGTGTATAGAGAAAAGCCGTACACACATTCTTTACAAAAATCTCTCTTTGgtctataaaagaaaaaaaatcatacaggaCAGGTTAAAggcacatttcacttttttttaaaatatgctcattttccagctcccctggagttaaacatttgattttcaccgttttggaatccattcagccgatctccgggtctggtgctagcacttttagcatagcttagcacaatccattgaatctgattagaccattagcatcacgctaaaacataaccaaagagtttcgatatttttcctatttaaaacttgactcttctgtagttaaatcatgtacaaagacagacagaaaataaaaagttgcggttttctaggcagatatggcttgagtgtccctttaatacaaccccaaatcagaaaaagttgggacactgtagaaattgtaagtaaaaaagaaaaggaataatttacaaatctcataaacttatattttattaaaaatagaaTATGAATaaagataacatatcaaatgttgaaagtgagacattttgaaatgtcatgctaAATactggctcattttggatttcatgagagctacacattccaaaaaagttaGGATAGGttgcaataagaggccagaaaatttgtatgtgggtgattctcacgaaaacttggttttaaaaatgtcaagcatgaaaatgtaaaaattgcttaaattgggaacattaatttaaaaacttttacctatcatttaacactttttgtaacataatttaaaaaattagtcctaaaaaatctcattaccgcaacagtcagaaaacatcaacactgacatattttcaaaatgattgacaaacctgaaagaacataatttggagattctgcacatgcatttaaaatcaaagtattatgcttctattaattaaattaacatttaataagcatctgttgcggtaatgataatcaaaatgtcatgtaagcattctgacaagacaatatttcaaattaactgtaaaaaatgatcttacttggtagccatcttgaagtaactgatccatgtgcttggtcactcaaaatcaaactttattaaaattctgtatgtgtgattaaactgttctcaaaaagtgttgcggaggatgagaacatcaggcatggacacatcattttcctaatttttctttattattattatacatgaatattcagtaaatattttttctgtcatctaaagtagtctagcaaaacatccatttattttttttcataatatttttgtgttaatttgattaaatgacaacataacgcatgttcaaacacagccggacacattgcggtaatgagaatttcaggagaaaatgagataaaatttccaattataatttcttatgttgaaatcacacattgtgcaaggtagaacacagtattgtgttaattctgatgctttttaatgttactatattacacattttaaagctaaaatcattagtgccgtggtgtttcaatggtttcgtgagaatcacccatgtactattgtgaataaaatattagtttatgagacttgtaaattattccatttcttttttactcaaaatttctacagtgtcccaagtttttctgatttggggttgtaaatTAAGAGTAAATTAAGAGTTTTGATTTTCATaccttaaatgtaaaatgttcgTTGAAAATCGGATCAAGCGTTTTACGATGAACTTTGGTCTCAAACTTCTTCTTCTTGTCTGGAAGGAGGTAAACCTTCACATATGGATCTGAAGTGCCACTCATATCCATAGCAGCAAGACTTTCGGCCTGAATCACACCTACAATCAACTAAAAAGTAGAATTTAGAAAAAAATCCTTCTATTCTtgtataaataatttttgtttgtttaaaggtgttatgtgtagatttttagcagcatctagcggtgagactgtaaattgcaaccaacggctcagtcacCAGCTCACCCatccctttcgaaacgcatagagaagctacagtagccaccacagcacaaacatgtcatcatctaaGACAACGTAGTAACAAAATAGAGCAGATTGTCCGTTTAGgactactgtagaaacatgagaCCGACTTccatctaagtggacccgtggtgtatttagataaaaactgcttatgttaaaggtgcactgtgtaaattttagcagcatctagcggtgaggttgcaaattgcaaccaacggcttagtccgctgctcaccccttgcttttaaaaaacacatagagaagctacagtagctgccaccggacaaacatgtcatcgtcggagacaacttaatagAAAAAATGTCAgtttagggcttctgtagaaaaatggtgacttccatgtaaggggaccctctttgtttgtagataaaaaggtctcgttctaaggtaataaacacataacagttcattatgaaaggtctttgtacacaactgataatatagttttgtatattattttgcatttctgttaagagatccttctaaaaattacacactgcacctttaaggtaataaaaacaatacacttCATTATATGCCagtgataatatagttatatagattatattgcatttctgtaaagagatccttctaaaagttacacaatgcacctttaatttgAAGTGGATTAACACTGATTTGTGTTCATACCGCACTTTCAGTAAAGTTGTAGTCAAGTGTATACAGCAGTTTTCCAAGTTTTGCAGCCGGTTTAGACTCTGTGTCTTCTTTCTGGGGGTCAGATTTAGTACCAGGATGAACAGCCTGAGAATATATAATCATTATCATATCATTAATAATTaaggtctgttgaatgctgtatacTAATTTGTTAAGAAATGTTCCACTACTAAAGCACCAgaacaatgtttgtggtaaccgtggtattaagaggaataattgactcctttgaattatttaaaatatatataatgcattaccaccttgagtgtgcattattttcttataattcaattgCCTGTCATCAATTTTTCCTtacataaaatctgttttttatcCAGGGGGCGACAGCTAATGGTACGACTAAGCAAtctaagtaaattaaaacacatCTGTCAGTCAAAATACACACCCCTGTTTTCTTGACACACCGATCTTAACTTAATTCAAAATGACAGGCTTCCAAATTTGGTGTCCTAAATAATTTGAGTTTGTCTAATTATTGCTCTAAAATGAAGGAAACGTTGATAAAAGTTGGAGAAACAAGACCTTTCTAGATTCATGCATACACTGACGGTTTGTACCTGTTTTAACCCCTTATCTTTTACATTCTCCATGTTgattgtgtttttttcacttttctCTTTTCCacccttttcttttttcttcttaAATATGAACTTCCTGCAGACACAGAGACTGCAGCTTATAATGAGAAAGACCACGAGAAAGCCGAGTGTCACCGGAGCCCAGGAAGGTACTAAAACAACACACACAGAAAAAGAGATTACAACAAAAAAACAGGTGtgtgcgcacgtgtgtgtgtgtgcgcgcgcactTGCATGTGTGTGGTTGTGAGAGAATTCAGACTCACATTGGAGTTTATGGAGCTCATTCAGAAACTTGTTTCTAAAGCTTGGGAACGAACTATTTGTGCCTGTCGTCTGCGGATGAACTGCAGTGGGTGAAGAAATCGTGGGCCCGGGTCCCTGCGGTCCATTCTGACGTTGGGTGGGTGATATGGATGAGATTGGACCAGCCAGTAGAGTGTCCCACTTGCCATCAGGCATTCTGAGGATTCtgaacacaaatttaaaatgttaatgtctaaAGAGATTTCATAATTGTATGCCGACCTTATAGCAGTAGGTACACGTTCAAAAAATGATCCCTTACTGTCAGTGTGGGGCCCttttaaaagtacacctttgcaccaagtttatattagtacctcaaaggtacattacattttttctgacagtgtagataAATAGGCCTAAGTCATTATAGAGCACATAATAAAGGTGTTTGTTAAAAGCGGTATCCACAAAGCATCTTGCTGATGTATTGGGAACTAGTTACAATATAAGGTAAAGGTATAGATAGGTTTATATTTAGTTCACACAGAAGGTGACATGATGCTCTTTAACCTTGggattattttaagaaatgctGAGTAGGAGcttattgatttttttctctatttaCAGTGAAATGAGACACAGAGAGTCAGTGACATTAATACCCATGAGAAATACTGCTGACACGAACTTATACCTGAATATTCAGTACGAATACAAATAAACATGCTAAAGCAATAAATATATCATCAAACAAATCTTTCAGCTATTGaaatattacaaataataaC
This window harbors:
- the syt1b gene encoding synaptotagmin-1b, with the translated sequence MPDGKWDTLLAGPISSISPTQRQNGPQGPGPTISSPTAVHPQTTGTNSSFPSFRNKFLNELHKLQLPSWAPVTLGFLVVFLIISCSLCVCRKFIFKKKKEKGGKEKSEKNTINMENVKDKGLKQAVHPGTKSDPQKEDTESKPAAKLGKLLYTLDYNFTESALIVGVIQAESLAAMDMSGTSDPYVKVYLLPDKKKKFETKVHRKTLDPIFNEHFTFKVPYPELGGKTLVMTVYDFDRFSKHDAIGDVRLQMNKVDFSYLTEEWRDLQKAEKEEHERLGDICLSLRYVPTAGKLTVVVLEAKNLKKMDVGGLSDPYVKIHLTQNGKRLKKKKTTIKKNTLNPYYNESFSFEVSSEQIQKVQVVVTVLDYDKIGKNDAIGKIYVGLNSTGTEQRHWSDMLANPRRPIAQWHALKPEEDVDAELSKK